Proteins encoded by one window of Bacillus rossius redtenbacheri isolate Brsri chromosome 14, Brsri_v3, whole genome shotgun sequence:
- the LOC134538860 gene encoding splicing factor C9orf78 homolog isoform X1 has translation MDSNTDNHQNVGFKPKMRKPLRQRLQSSSESSSSDEESDVREKLEEMQTLQSLRRRQNGVSIASLALGKRLAPGEELVDTDPFRVKAGGMVNMKALKDGKVKRVDDAYDTGIGTQFSAETNKRDEDEEMMKYIEEQLSKRKGRLRAREDDGAGEPKDQAKYCSPEEAALLAVPDHLRASSTQRSEEMLSNQMLSGIPEVDLGIDAKIRNIEATEEAKLKLLWERHSKKDGPSHFVPTNMAVNFVQHNRFNIEDPEPPRKRERLLEEKKKMVVVGCAPEDKVKRNRDGGEKATDDYHYERFKKQFRRY, from the exons ATGGATAGTAATACAGATAACCATCAAAACGTAGGTTTTAAACCTAAGATGAGGAAACCCCTTCGTCAACGACTGCAGTCATCCAGCGAGAGTAGCTCTAGCGATGAAGAATCAGATGTTAG GGAGAAGTTGGAGGAGATGCAGACGCTGCAGAGTCTCCGCAGACGGCAGAACGGCGTGAGCATCGCGAGCCTCGCCCTGGGCAAGAGACTGGCTCCGGGAGAAGAGTTGGTTGAC ACGGACCCGTTCCGGGTGAAGGCGGGCGGGATGGTGAACATGAAGGCGCTGAAGGACGGGAAGGTGAAGCGGGTGGACGACGCCTACGACACGGGGATCGGCACCCAGTTCTCCGCGGAGACCAACAAGCGAGACGAGGACGAGGAGAT GATGAAGTACATAGAGGAGCAGCTGTCGAAGCGGAAGGGCAGGCTGCGGGCGCGGGAGGACGACGGGGCGGGCGAGCCCAAGGACCAGGCCAAGTACTGCTCCCCCGAGGAGGCGGCCCTGCTCGCCGTGCCGGACCACCTGCGGGCGTCCTCCACCCAGCGCTCCGAGGAGATGCTGTCCAACCAGATGCTCAGCGGCATCCCGGAGGTCGACCTGGGCATCGA tgcaaAAATACGTAATATTGAAGCGACGGAGGAGGCAAAGCTGAAACTGCTGTGGGAACGGCACAGCAAGAAGGACGGCCCGTCCCATTTTGTGCCCACAAACATGGCCGTCAACTTTGTGCAGCACAACAGAT TCAACATAGAGGACCCCGAACCGCCTCGCAAGAGAGAGAGGTTGCTGGAAGAGAAGAAGAAGATGGTGGTGGTCGGTTGTGCCCCGGAAGACAAAGTTAAGCGCAACCGGGACGGTGGTGAGAAAGCCACGGACGACTATCACTACGAACGATTCAAGAAGCAGTTCAGAAGATATTGA
- the LOC134538860 gene encoding splicing factor C9orf78 homolog isoform X2, with amino-acid sequence MQTLQSLRRRQNGVSIASLALGKRLAPGEELVDTDPFRVKAGGMVNMKALKDGKVKRVDDAYDTGIGTQFSAETNKRDEDEEMMKYIEEQLSKRKGRLRAREDDGAGEPKDQAKYCSPEEAALLAVPDHLRASSTQRSEEMLSNQMLSGIPEVDLGIDAKIRNIEATEEAKLKLLWERHSKKDGPSHFVPTNMAVNFVQHNRFNIEDPEPPRKRERLLEEKKKMVVVGCAPEDKVKRNRDGGEKATDDYHYERFKKQFRRY; translated from the exons ATGCAGACGCTGCAGAGTCTCCGCAGACGGCAGAACGGCGTGAGCATCGCGAGCCTCGCCCTGGGCAAGAGACTGGCTCCGGGAGAAGAGTTGGTTGAC ACGGACCCGTTCCGGGTGAAGGCGGGCGGGATGGTGAACATGAAGGCGCTGAAGGACGGGAAGGTGAAGCGGGTGGACGACGCCTACGACACGGGGATCGGCACCCAGTTCTCCGCGGAGACCAACAAGCGAGACGAGGACGAGGAGAT GATGAAGTACATAGAGGAGCAGCTGTCGAAGCGGAAGGGCAGGCTGCGGGCGCGGGAGGACGACGGGGCGGGCGAGCCCAAGGACCAGGCCAAGTACTGCTCCCCCGAGGAGGCGGCCCTGCTCGCCGTGCCGGACCACCTGCGGGCGTCCTCCACCCAGCGCTCCGAGGAGATGCTGTCCAACCAGATGCTCAGCGGCATCCCGGAGGTCGACCTGGGCATCGA tgcaaAAATACGTAATATTGAAGCGACGGAGGAGGCAAAGCTGAAACTGCTGTGGGAACGGCACAGCAAGAAGGACGGCCCGTCCCATTTTGTGCCCACAAACATGGCCGTCAACTTTGTGCAGCACAACAGAT TCAACATAGAGGACCCCGAACCGCCTCGCAAGAGAGAGAGGTTGCTGGAAGAGAAGAAGAAGATGGTGGTGGTCGGTTGTGCCCCGGAAGACAAAGTTAAGCGCAACCGGGACGGTGGTGAGAAAGCCACGGACGACTATCACTACGAACGATTCAAGAAGCAGTTCAGAAGATATTGA